Part of the Solwaraspora sp. WMMA2065 genome is shown below.
CGCGAACCGGTGCGACACGCAGCGCAGTATGCCCGCCGCCGGCAACCTGCGGGCGTACGGCAGGTTGCGCGACGCCGACCGGTCACCGGCCGGTGACCGGTGCGGGCCGCCGCACCGCCGGCAGTAGGGTGCCCCCATGCGGGCACTCGGCATCGACTTCGGCACCTCGAACACGGTGGCGGTGGTACGCGGCGGCGACGGCCGGGTACGGCCGCTGCTGTTCGACGGCACCCCGCTGTTGCCGTCGGCGGTGTACCGCGACGCCGACGGGCGGCTGCTCGTCGGCGCGGACGCGCACCGCCGCGCCCGCATCGACCCGTCCGGGTTCGAGCCCAACCCGAAACGCCGCGTCGATGACGGCACGGTGCTGCTCGGCGACGCCGACGTCGCGGTGTCGCAGCTGGTCGCCGCCCTGCTGCGCCACGTCGCCACCGAGGCCCGCCGCCAGCTCGGCGGCGTCGACGAGGTCCGGCTGACCCATCCGGTGCGGTGGGGGGAGCGGCGGCGGATGGTCCTCATCCAGGCCGCGTACGCCGCCGGGCTGCCCCGGCCGACGCTGATCGCCGAACCGGTCGCCGCCGCCTCCTACTACACGTCCGCGCTGGGCACGGCGATACCGCCCGGGCGGGCGTTGGCCGTCTACGACCTGGGCGGCGGCACGTTCGACGCCGCCGTGGTCCGGCGTACCGCCACCGGGTTCGACGTGCTCGCCGAGCAGGGCCTGGCCGAACTCGGCGGACTCGACTTCGACCAGGCGCTGGTCGAGCATCTCGGTGGCGTCTACTCGCCCAGCCGCACGAGCGTGTGGAACGGTCTGGTCGCGCCGGCCGACACCGGGTCGCGGCGGGCCCGCGCCCTGCTCTACGACGACGTCCGCGGCGCGAAGGAGATGCTGTCCCGTACGGTCAGCGCCGACGTGCACCTGCCGGCGTTGGACATCGCCGCCCACGTCACCCGCGACGAACTGGAGTCGCTGATCCGCGACCACCTGGCCCGTACCGTGACGTGTCTGGCGCAGACGGTCGCCGCCGCCGGCCTTACCCCGGCCGACCTGGTCGGCGTGTTCCTGGTCGGCGGTTCCAGCCGGATCCCGCTCGCCGCGCAGCTGATCCACACCGAACTGGGGGTTGCACCGACCACCTTGGAGCAGCCGGAGACCGTCGTCGCCGACGGCGCGCTGCGCCTCGGTGCCGCCGCCCGCGCCGGCCTGCCCGGCCCGCGTCCACCGGCGCCGGTGCACCCGACCCCGATGTCGCCGGCGCCGATGCCGACGCCGGTCTCACCGCACCTGGCGCCGATGTCGCCGTATCCGGTGTCTGCCGCGCCGGGCCGCCCCTGGTACGACGAACACGGCCCGGTCCTGGTGGCCGCACTGGCCACCATGGTCGGCATCGCCGCCGTGGTCGTGGTCGTGCTGCTGCTGTCGGGCTGACCGGACATCCCGACACCCCGCCCGCACGGCCCCGACCGCCCCGGCCGGTCCGGTACAGTGCGCCGGTGCAGACCGACACCCTGACGGCGGCCGGCCGTCTGGTCCGTGCGTCGGCCGCCGTCGTGGTGTTCGCACTGCTGACCGCAGGCACATTGTGGGGCACCGACGACCATTTCCCGTTCGGACCGTTCAGCATGTACGCCGGCGTCAACGGCCCGAACGACCCGGCGCCGGACACCCGGGTCGAAGGCGTCGACGTCACCGGACGGACCCTGGTGCTCAACGAACACAACGCCGGGGTGCGCCGCGCGGAGGTCGAAGGACTCGAATCGGCCTACGTCGACGACCCGGGACGGCTCGAACTGATCGCCGACAGCTACGCGCGGATGAACCCGGACGCGCCGCCGATCGTACGGGTAACCGTGATCGTGCGGCTGCACGAGATCCGCAACAGTTCCCTCACCGGGCGGTGGCACGACGAGACCCGCGCCGAATGGGATCGGCCGTGATCAGCCGCTGGTTGTTCGCCGCCGTCCCGCTCGGGCGGGTCGCCGCGCTGCGGACCGTCACCTACCTGTTCATTGTGTTCGACCTGCTGGTCTACATGTCGTGGGTGCGTGCCCGCGGTGACGTGCCGGCCGAACTGTACGAGCCGCTGGCGTTCGCCCGGGTCCTGCACCTGCCGGCACCGACAGGTGTCGTCGTCGATCTCATCTGGTGGTCGTTGCTGCTGCTGGCGCCCCTGGCGGCGACCGGCCGGTTCCCGCGGGCACTCGGCTGGTCGGTGTTCACGTTCTACTTCGCGTGGCTGATCGTCGCGATGAGCTACGGCAAGGTCGACCACGACAAGTTCGCGTTCCTGCTCGCGCTCGCCGTGCTGCCCACCGTCGGCGCCGCCCGGCACGGCGACGACCGGCCCAGCCAGGCCGCCGGCTGGTCACTGCGGATGATCCAGATCGCCGTGGTGTGCACCTACTTCCTCGCCGCGTACGCGAAGATCCGCTTCGGTGGCTGGGGCTGGATGACCGGCAGCGTCCTGGCCCGCGCGTTCCTGCGGCGCGGCTCGGAGTTCGCCGACCTGATCGCCGCCGTGCCGTACGCCCTGATCGCCGCCCAGATCGGCATCGTCGTGTTCGAGGCGCTCAGCCCGCTGGTCTTCCTGACCCGGGGTCGGCTGCGGTACGCGGTCGTCGGCTTCTTCTACTCGTTCCATCTGCTGTCGTTCGCGACGATCTCCATCTCGTTCGCCCCGCACCTGGTGGCGATGGGCGCGTTCCTGCCGCTGGAGAAGGTCCGGCCGGTCGTGTGGGCGCGGCGGCTGGCCGGCCGCCACCGCAGCGCCGACCCGGACCGGCCCGACGGTGACGGCGGCCACGATCCCGGGCCGGGCGGTGAACCGCCGCGCCTCGCCGGCCCCGGCGCCGACACGTCGGCTGTGCGGGATCGGACACATCCGGTGGCACCGGCTGGCGCCGACGCGGGACAATGATCGTATGAGTGACGCCAGCGCACCCTCGGGCACCTTCGTCTACGACGGCGACTGCGCGTTCTGCACCATGTGCGTCCGGTTCATCGAACGCCGGGTGCCCAACGACGCCACCGTCGCGCCGTGGCAGTGGACCGACCTGGCCGCCCTGGGCCTGACCCGCGACCAGGCGGTGACCGCCGTGCAGTGGGTGCCGGCCGACCGGGCCGGCTCCGCCGCAGGGCCGGCGGCGATCGCCGCGCTGCTGCGCACCAGCAACCCGCTGTGGCGGGCCGCCGGCGCCGTCCTCGGGCTGCGGCCGGTCACCGCCCTGGCCTGGCCGGTGTACCGGTGGGTCGCCGACAACCGGCACCGGCTGCCCGGCGGCACCGCCGCCTGCGCCGTACCGCCCGCTGCGGCACCGACCCCGACGCACTGACCACCCGACCCGCTGCCTGCCCGGTCGGCTGACCGACCGGGCCGGGCCCTGATCCCGGCCGGTCAGCTCCCGGACCAGAACCGGGCCAGCGTGCCCGTCGCCGGGTCGTCGCTGGCCAGCAGCGCCGCCCACAGGTCACCGCCGGCGGCGGCGTCCGCCCCCGCGTAGCCGGCCAGGTCGACCGGGTCGACCGGGTCGACCGGCGTGACGTGCGGCACGGCGGCACCGACCGGGCCGCCGTCGCCGAGCAGCTGCGGATCCGCCCACGGCCAGCCGTCCACCGGCGTCGGCACCCCCGCCGGATCCAGTGGCGGCGGGAACTGCGCCTCCGGCCACCCGTCGGCGCCCGCCGGTGCGTCCGGGTCGACGCCGGGCGGCGGGTCCGCCGCACCGAAACCCTGCTCCGCCGCCGGCTCCGCACCGAACCCGGCGTCCACCGGCTCCGCCGGGTCCGCGCCGGACAGGTCGTCGCCGTAGCCCAACGCCGGCACCGCGTCACCCCCGCCGTACCCGCCGCCGGTGGTGTCGTCGCCGGACAGGTCGTCGTCGACCGGCGGATCGGCGGCCCCGAACCCCTCCACCGGGTCGGCCGCGCCGAACCCTTCCACGGCCGGGTCACCCGACCCGTCGACCGGGCCGCCAAGGTCGGCGGTGTCGGCGTCGTCACCAACCGGGTCGTCCCCGGTCCAGTCACCGAACTCGCTGGTCATCGCGGCACCGCCTCCGCTGTCGGGGTCAACACCCGGGCCCGGGCCAGCACCTCGTCGACCTGCTTCACCCGCGCCCGGACGGCGTCGCGGCGGGCCTGCGCGGCCGACCGTCGCCGCGCCCGGTCCGCCTTGTCCCGCGCCAACGCCGCGTCGATGTCGGCGATGTGCGCGTCCAACTGCGCCAACCGCCGCTCCACGGCGTCGTCCAACGCCACCGTCAACGCGTACTGCAGGTCGGTGAACCGCTGCGCCAACTCGTCGGTCAACGCCGCCCGTGCCTCCCCGAGCACCTCCCGAAGCCACACCCGGGCCTGCTGCCGGTCGCTGGCGACCCGCCGCCGGAACAGGATGAACGCGCCGGCGGCCAACCCCAGACCGAGACCGGCGACCGGGATCAGCAGGCCACCGCCGACCAACGCCCCGGCACCCAACGCCGACGCGCCCGCCGCGACCCCCCGGCCGGCCATGAACGCCATCCCGCCGGCCGACAACGCCACCATCACGTTGTCACCGCCGCCACCGTCACGCCGTGGCCGGGTCGCCAACGCGTGCCGCAACGTGCCGTTGATCCGCTGCAGCACGAACTGCAACTCGGCCGGCGCGAACACCTGCGCCAACGTCCGCTCGGCGACCTTGTGGAACCGGAACCGCAGATCGTAGGACAACTGCAGCGACAGCGCGTGCAACGCCCGGTCCACCTCGGCCGGCAGGTTCTTCAACGTCTCACCGCGGGCCGCGTCGATCCGGGTCAGGAACTGCTCCTGCAACCCGCCGACCGCGGTCCGCAGCCGCCCCGTCGCCTCCACCCGGGCCCGCTGCGTCTCCGTGTTCAACGCCAACGACCACTGCCGCGCCTCGGTCCGTTTCCGCGCCGCCAACCCGGCCCGGTCCCGTTTCGCCCGCTCCACCTCGGCCGGATCCGGGTCACAGGCGGCGACCCGCTCACCGGCGGCCAGATCCAGCCGGACCAGTTCGCTGCGCACCGTCCGCAGCACGTTCGCCTGGGCCAGCAGATGCCCGTTGCCGGCCAACCCCACCAACGCGTGCTGCAGCGGCGCCACCCGCGACTCACCGACCAGCTCACCGGCGGCCTCCGCCGGCAGCGTCAACGCCAACTCGGCCAGCCGCGCCGACACCGGGAACCAGGCGGCGGACGCGAACCTCGGCGCGTGCGCCTGCAGCTGCGCCCGGTTGTCGGCCAGGATCGTCCGCCACCCCGGATAGGCGTCGACCTTCGTCAACGCGAACACCACCACGTCGACCCGTTTACTCGCCTCGATGAGGAAGTCCAGCTCCGGCCGGGTCAACGGCGTCGACGCGTCCACCACGAACAGCAGAGCCGCCGCCCGTGACACCGCGTCCAACGCGATCTCGGTGTGCGCCGGATCCAGCCCGCCGGCACCGGGGGTGTCCACCAGCGTCAGATACTGCAGCAGCGGCGCCGGGCAGGTCACCGCGATCCGCCGGGGCGGGCGCATCCCGTCCGGCAGCGCCGCCACCGTCGCCCAGTCCGCCAGCCGGTCCACCGGCACCGGCACCGGCTCGTCGTGGCCCGGCGCGTACGCCTGCGCCGACGTCATCGCCCCGTGACCGAACTCCAGGTACGCCGACGTCGCCACCGCCGCGTCCACCGGCGACAGGCCGGTCACCCCGATCAACGCGTTCACCAGTGAACTCTTGCCGCGCTTCGTCTCACCGACGACCACCACCGACGGCCGGGTCACCTCCCGGCGCCGCTGCGCGTCGATCTCCGCCGCCGCGTCCGCGTCGACGGTGCGGACGAACCCGAGACACGTGTCGACCGCCCCGGACAGCAGCGCACCCAACGCCGCCGGGCCGCCGCTCACCGCGACACCGCCCGCGCCTGCTGCGACAGCAGATGAAACCCCCGGTGGGCGACCAACGCCACCCGCGACTGCGTCGGCGACGCCCCGGCGACCGCGAACACCCGCCACCGGGTCGCCGCCTCCACCGCCGCCGCCGACAACTCCTGCGCCGACGCCGACGGCAGCTCCAGCACCCAGCGCGGATCCGCCGACAACGCCAACCGGGTCAACTCCCGCTCCATCGGCTCCGGCAGCTCCACCGCGCCCGTCGTCACCTGCTGCGCCACCTCCAGCAGCCGCAGCCGGTGGTACTCCGGCTGGTGCAGCAGCCGCTCGACCGCGTCGCGCAGCAGCTCCCGGTCACCCGGATGCGCCGTGTGGCTGGCCACCTTCTCCAGGCACGACAACGCCCACCCGGCCTTGATCGCGTCGGTACGCCACCGGAACGCCTCGTCCAACGTGTGCCGCAGCCGCGCGAACCCCGACGCCGCGTACAACGCCCGCACCAGATCCCCCGACGCCAACTGCGGTGACGCCTGCAGCTGCGCCACCGCGAACCCCACCCCGTACAGGTCCAGCAACGCCAGCAGCCGCTCACGCTGCCGGCGCGGCACCGGAGCCTCCCGCGACACGAACAGGTCGACCGACGCCAGCAGCACCGCCCGCTGCGCCGCCGGCAACCCGGCCAACGTCCGCAGCGCCTCACAGTCGGCCGCCGTCAACCGGCCCGCCTCGGTCGTCTCCGCCAACAGCCCCACCGTCGGCACCACATCGGACACCACCCGCCGCAGCACCCGGGTCTGGTCGGCCGACAACGGCGCCGCCACCGGCCACGGATCCGCCCCACCGGCCACCAACTTGTCGACCTTGTTGAACAGGCCCACCGAGTTGATCGGACTGCTCGACAGCCGCGCCGACACCGACCGGAACGCCTCCAACG
Proteins encoded:
- a CDS encoding Hsp70 family protein, with amino-acid sequence MRALGIDFGTSNTVAVVRGGDGRVRPLLFDGTPLLPSAVYRDADGRLLVGADAHRRARIDPSGFEPNPKRRVDDGTVLLGDADVAVSQLVAALLRHVATEARRQLGGVDEVRLTHPVRWGERRRMVLIQAAYAAGLPRPTLIAEPVAAASYYTSALGTAIPPGRALAVYDLGGGTFDAAVVRRTATGFDVLAEQGLAELGGLDFDQALVEHLGGVYSPSRTSVWNGLVAPADTGSRRARALLYDDVRGAKEMLSRTVSADVHLPALDIAAHVTRDELESLIRDHLARTVTCLAQTVAAAGLTPADLVGVFLVGGSSRIPLAAQLIHTELGVAPTTLEQPETVVADGALRLGAAARAGLPGPRPPAPVHPTPMSPAPMPTPVSPHLAPMSPYPVSAAPGRPWYDEHGPVLVAALATMVGIAAVVVVVLLLSG
- a CDS encoding MFS transporter permease, with the protein product MISRWLFAAVPLGRVAALRTVTYLFIVFDLLVYMSWVRARGDVPAELYEPLAFARVLHLPAPTGVVVDLIWWSLLLLAPLAATGRFPRALGWSVFTFYFAWLIVAMSYGKVDHDKFAFLLALAVLPTVGAARHGDDRPSQAAGWSLRMIQIAVVCTYFLAAYAKIRFGGWGWMTGSVLARAFLRRGSEFADLIAAVPYALIAAQIGIVVFEALSPLVFLTRGRLRYAVVGFFYSFHLLSFATISISFAPHLVAMGAFLPLEKVRPVVWARRLAGRHRSADPDRPDGDGGHDPGPGGEPPRLAGPGADTSAVRDRTHPVAPAGADAGQ
- a CDS encoding DCC1-like thiol-disulfide oxidoreductase family protein, with protein sequence MSDASAPSGTFVYDGDCAFCTMCVRFIERRVPNDATVAPWQWTDLAALGLTRDQAVTAVQWVPADRAGSAAGPAAIAALLRTSNPLWRAAGAVLGLRPVTALAWPVYRWVADNRHRLPGGTAACAVPPAAAPTPTH
- a CDS encoding dynamin family protein, which encodes MSGGPAALGALLSGAVDTCLGFVRTVDADAAAEIDAQRRREVTRPSVVVVGETKRGKSSLVNALIGVTGLSPVDAAVATSAYLEFGHGAMTSAQAYAPGHDEPVPVPVDRLADWATVAALPDGMRPPRRIAVTCPAPLLQYLTLVDTPGAGGLDPAHTEIALDAVSRAAALLFVVDASTPLTRPELDFLIEASKRVDVVVFALTKVDAYPGWRTILADNRAQLQAHAPRFASAAWFPVSARLAELALTLPAEAAGELVGESRVAPLQHALVGLAGNGHLLAQANVLRTVRSELVRLDLAAGERVAACDPDPAEVERAKRDRAGLAARKRTEARQWSLALNTETQRARVEATGRLRTAVGGLQEQFLTRIDAARGETLKNLPAEVDRALHALSLQLSYDLRFRFHKVAERTLAQVFAPAELQFVLQRINGTLRHALATRPRRDGGGGDNVMVALSAGGMAFMAGRGVAAGASALGAGALVGGGLLIPVAGLGLGLAAGAFILFRRRVASDRQQARVWLREVLGEARAALTDELAQRFTDLQYALTVALDDAVERRLAQLDAHIADIDAALARDKADRARRRSAAQARRDAVRARVKQVDEVLARARVLTPTAEAVPR
- a CDS encoding dynamin family protein; amino-acid sequence: MNAGPLSGRVAALCDEVGPRVSAAVGGEVLRVRRRLDEPLRVAIAGRLKAGKSTLVNALIGRRVAPTEVGECTRVVTQFRYGTADRVDVVRRDGTRVSLPLDATGVIPQRLGVPRAQVAFVDVTLTSDRLREMTVIDTPGLSSTSAGVSESARQFLFAGQAGAPGGGGGPVVDDTAPFDAGIDGDSVGAVSGAEAIVYVFTQAVRDDDVRALEAFRSVSARLSSSPINSVGLFNKVDKLVAGGADPWPVAAPLSADQTRVLRRVVSDVVPTVGLLAETTEAGRLTAADCEALRTLAGLPAAQRAVLLASVDLFVSREAPVPRRQRERLLALLDLYGVGFAVAQLQASPQLASGDLVRALYAASGFARLRHTLDEAFRWRTDAIKAGWALSCLEKVASHTAHPGDRELLRDAVERLLHQPEYHRLRLLEVAQQVTTGAVELPEPMERELTRLALSADPRWVLELPSASAQELSAAAVEAATRWRVFAVAGASPTQSRVALVAHRGFHLLSQQARAVSR